TTTGACCCTCCAAATCCAGTCTTGAAATCACCTTACGAGTTTTCTCCTTCTCTCTCTTTTTCTCCTTTCTCTCTCTTTTGTTTCTTTTTGTCAAAACTCTATTATTGTGTCAAGTGCCAAAGGGGAACATTAATTATTTCTTAAGTTCACCCCAATTGGTCCTCTCCATCTAGGAGGGACCCAACAAAATCATCTCTACGGCATCGTCATATAAATATAGATCCTCATTGTGTTCGCTGATGTAATTTCGACGAAACTCCGGAGAGCACCTTTTCTTTCAATGTCCGTATGCACAATCAGAATGGAGACTATAAGATTCCATGTTCTACACTATTTGATCCTATTACTACATTGGAAGACAAAATCAGAGAGATTTTTAACTTATTTCATAATGAAAGTTTTCCTCTGGTGATCAGATATCGTGGAATATGGACACGGTGGCATTTATGGAAAAATCGAAATGATTTACTTTTCAATTCTAAAGATTGGTCTCCACAAAGAACCCACTCTAGGATTGAGGAAGACATAGCAGACTGGCTCACATTTAATCCGGTGGTTCAGACAACCACACACTCTACTGGTGCATCAAGTTCTTCCTTGCGAATGAAGAATTGGCAACCACCACTAGTCGGGTCGGATGGGTCAAGTGTAACTACGATGTATCTCACCATAGAGGCTCCCAACCCTCAGGTTTGGGTTGGATTTTTGAAAACCATTGAGGCAATATACAAAAATGTGGTATAGGTAAATTTGAGGGACGTCACGCAGGCTATGCAAGCTACATTTTCCTTGGGTTACAAGAAAGTTATTTTTGAAGGCGACAATATCCATGTGAATAAATGCATCCAGGGTCAAGCGTTCAACTTAGGCCTTACTCAATTTATTCATACCATCGCAGCTTGGAATAATCATTTTGAAGCAACTCAATTTGTTTATAGGAATTGAGCCTCAAACTCATGTGCTGATCTATTAGCTAGGAAATCAATTAATTTTGAAAATCTATGGAGTGTGTTCCAGGGATTTTTAATCTCCAATCTAATAACAGATCAATCAATATAAATCATCTTAGTCGGAAAAAATCTTAATTTTGTTTTAAAATAATTTAAATGGGCTACAAACCCGAATCATATCAGAAATAATCTGAACGGAAACTAGACTGAAATTTAAAAATATCTGAACGAGTTTGACATTGGTAATCTCTAAAATCCGAAATCCAAATATCGTAGAATCGAACCTGAATGGATACCCGGTCGGGTTGGTAAACCTGAAAATGGTTGATTATGAGTTTTTTTTTTGAAAATGGTTGGTAAACTTGAAAATGGTTTACTTTTCGATCCAATGCCTAACAAAACATAACCGCTAACCAGTCTTTCCTCCTCGTCTCTCATGCGTCACTTAGGAGAACAACAATGGCGTTTCTTCACACTGATCCCGAAACGATCTCCAATACGCATCCTTGGCTACTTCTCCTCCCACTCCAAACCCGATCCAGTCTCCAAAGAACAACAACAGCTCCTCGTCGACGCCATCTCTGAATCGCTACAAAACCGCGATAACTGGGACACTCTCTCCACCAAATTCTCCTCCGCCAATCTCTCCGACTCTCTCGTCGATCAAATCCTCCTCCGCTTCAAACAACCCGAAACCGCCAAACGCGCCCTAACCTTCTTCCACTGGTCCTCCCACGCTCGAAACCTCCGCCACGGAGTCTCCTCTTACGCCGTCGCCATTCACATCCTCGTCAAAGCTCGATTACTCATCGACGCTCGAGCTCTAATCGAATCTTCTCTCTTAAACTCATCTCCCGATTCCGATCTGCTCGATTCCTTGCTAGACACTTACGAGGTCTCTTGCTCTACTCCTCTCGCGTTCGATCTGCTCGTTCAGGGCTACGCTAAGCTTAGATTGCTGGAATCTGGATTCGACGTTTTCAAGAACCTAACCGATCGTGGATTCTCGCTAAGTGTAATCACTCTCAACACTTTGATCCATGTTGCTGCGAAATCGAATCGGAGCGATCTCGTTTGGAGAATCTACGAGGTGGCGATCGATAAGAGACTTTACCCGAACGAGACGACGGTTCAGATCATGATCAGTGCGTTGTGCAAAGAAGGGAAGTTAAAAGAGATTGTAGGTTTGTTGGATAAGATTCATGGTAAGAGATGTTCTCCTCCAGTGATTGTTAACACGAGCTTGGCTCTCAAGGTTTTAGAAGAGAATCGTATCCATGAAGGTATGAGTTTGTTGAAGAGATTGCTGCAGAAGAATATGGTTTTAGATACGATTGGTTACTCTCTCGCTGTGTACGCGAGAACGAAGCAAGGCGATTTGGTGTCCGCACGGCAAGTGTTCGATGAAATGCTTCAAAGAGGTTTCGACTCCAATGCTTTCGTTTACACGGCTTTCGTCAAAGTGTATTCCGAGATGGGTGATATTGACGAAGCAGAGAAGTTGATCGCTGAGATGGAGAGCTCTGGAATCGATCCGTATGAAGAAACTTTTAACTCTCTCATCGTTGGTTGTGCAAAATTCGGAAGAGAAGGAGAAAGCTTGAAGTATTGCGAGATGATGGTCGCGAGAGGACTTCTTCCTAGTTGTTGGGCGTTCAATGAGATGGTTGAGAGGCTAAGCAAGATTGAGAGCGTGAAACTTGCAAACGAAATCCTGACAAAGTCGATTGAGAAAGGGTTTGTGCCTGATGAACATACATACTCTCATCTGATTCAAGGGTTTGTTAAAGGAAACGATATCGAACAAGCTCTCAAAATGTTCTACGAGATGGAGTACCGAAACATCTCACCGGGTTTCGAGGTGTTTAGGTCACTGATAGTGGGGCTTTGCTCTTGTGGAAAAGTGGAAGGCGGCGAGAAGTACTTCAGAATTATGAAGAGGAGGCTGATACAGCCTGATGCAGAGATATATGAGGCGTTGATTAAGGCATTCCAAAAAACCCCTGTTCTAAAAATCGGCCGCCTGGCCGCCTAGGCGCTACGCGACACTTTTCCGCCCCGATTTATGCCAAATCGATTTAAAAAATCGGGTATCTGATTTTTTCCGCCTAGACCGCCTAAATGACCGCCTAGCCGCCTAAATGACCGCCTTATACAATCATAAACATGAAAATGTATTAATGTTATACACAATTAAAGATTAACATGTTTTATAACATAGTAAACCATTTAAAAATTTCGCCCCGCATAATTTTCGATTAATCCCCGATTTTTTCTTTAGGCGCTAGGCCCAACCCGACCGCCCGGGCAAAAAACAGACAATAAAACGAATGCGGATAGGGTTTATGATGAAATGATATCAATAAGATGATTCAAACTCGGTGGCTAAGCTTGTTTGTAGCTTCATTTGGAATTATCACTGATTTTTTGCAAGTTTAATCATGCGTTTAATCATGCGCCAGTTATCCAACTATCGTGTAATAAGTTTTGATTGTTACACGCATAGATAAATCTATTACACATTTTGTCTGTAAAATTTATAATTGTAATTTTAAAATAACGACTATTCAGGTGAATATACAAAACATACTCGATAATTAGCTATATATGCAGCAGATTTTGAAAGTATTTGCATATGTGGTTAATTGTTGTTACTTGTATGCCAATATAACCCTCAGTTGCGTCTCACGCACCTAAGTCCTCTATTGTAGTCAAATTTTGTTTAGATTGACAGTTTCATGTCAGGTGTATTATATGTTCAAATATCACAACTGAAAGCTACATTTGAATTGAGTTTTGATAAACCTTTCAAAAGTTCACTCTCCATTAAATTGAAATTAATTTGAATAATAACATCAGTCGCTCCTGTCATCATCACATTACAAACCTTAGAATGTAACATCATCATATTACAAACCTTAGAACGTAACGGCAGTTATATTACAAACTTTATTTTACTGCTCCAGCACGATGTCATCATCAATCATCCACATATCCAACTCGGAGACGGACTCATCGAGTTGACTCGGTTGCTCCACCGTGTCACCATCCAGCTCAAGGAAAGACTCCAAGCTCGTTATCTGCTGTTTCAGATCGTAATCTAGTTGAAACTCGCCCCACTCCCGACTCCACTACACTCCATCAGGAAATTCGGCCGAGTCAACTCGCTCTTAGAGAGAACGCAGAGCTTTTTCGCCGGGGGCTGAACTTATGATACTGGAGACAATGGAAGAGTAGCAGGACTATGAGGAGGAGGATGGTGGTGGAGAAGATCTGGAAAGTGGAGTTTGGCTTTATCGATGTGGATCCGCAAGGTCATAAACCATGGCGGCTTCCTCCGCCGTGTTGAATGTCCCGAGCCAAACTCTGGCAATTTCTTGGATCTCCAATCTCTGACGCCCATATATGTTTCCCACGGTAAATGTGCTTCCTCTTCCTATGTTTCTCCGTCGCGTATTTAACTTCGAATGGTTTACCTCTCAACTAGTAATAATGAGGACCCGTGCATGTTCCTTAGCTCCTAGCTCGTGTCAGAAGTAGATGTACTGCATAAGTAGGGACATTGCGGGTATTATGGAAAGAGTAACAGTGCTTTCCATATAGCTAATTATATTTGTTTTTATGGTTATCAGATGCAAATTCCCTTAAAATAACTTAATTATTAATATTTAAATAAATTAATTATGTTTTGTGTTTATAATATAGCATTCAATTATTTTTAATATAACATTTGATAAATTAGAGGGGAATATTCTAAGAGATTGTAAATATTTTTCGAAGTATCATTAATTTATATTTTAACTAGGGGTGTTCCGGCGCGCATAGCCGGGTTTGGACGTTGTTTTCTCGAATTAAAAATTTGAAGTCCCGAACTAACAATAGATTTTATGAGTACATGGAAGGAGAAATCAGACTTGGAGTCTTTAGCTTTCGACGGATGTTTATGCATTTTGACTCCTGCAGAGTTAAAATATTAAAAGTTTTTACTAATGGAAGAGAGCCATTTTTTTGGTCTTAAATTACTAATTGGTGTACTGTCCGTATTTATAACGGTTTTTTTTTTTTCATTTTTTATGGTTTTATTTTTGTCGTTCAGTTGATGGTAGGAGTCAATACATAAGGGATTAAAGATTATTTAAGAAAGTAAAGTAAACAATAAATCAATTTTTAAAAGTTTTCTTGATAGAATCCAGCATGGTTTTTATAAAGTAAAGTAAACAATAACATAAACAGAGATTGGAGTTACACGACTTGCATCTCACTCTAACACTAAGCATCCCCAAACCTTTATTTCACTTCATGATGTTGATGATTAGCTAATACTCTTTCTGCATTGTTGTTGTTTCCACGTGAAATCACTTGCTCTGCTGTCAATGCTTATCACTGTCTCCGCTTGACAAGGTAGTGGTGTTGAGTCCATTGTGCTTGCTTCATCAGTTGTAGCATCAGGGAAACCTGTGGTGTTCTCTGCACATTCAGAAAGGATAATTAGAAATAGTATAAAGCAAAGCAAAGCGGTTGAGTATGGTGAGTAACAGTCCGCACATGCTAAGAAAGGCAACAATGCATGATTAGAAGGAAAAGAAGAGAACATACCGTTGTTGAGACCAATGGAGCTCTTTCACACCGGGCAAGAAGCTGGAGTCTGAAGCGATAAGCGACATCGTTGGCAGCTTTGCATCAACATTCAATGCAACAGTTATAAAATAGGCTTTGAGCAGAAAGAGAGTGGTGTCCTTTGAAAATCTGTATGAAGGCAATTGAAATGTCCAAATATGCAGTATTTATAGACCTGCAAAATGGAGTAAACAGAATGATCAAGAGACAGCAGACTCAGACAAAATGACATCTACAAAATTTATACGTCCGGCTGTGTGAAGATTTACCAGAGGATGGATGCAAAGAACGTGCTTATAGGTATCATACATGTCACGTATCCAAAAGGGCTGGAATCCAAATATGAGAAAAAGAAAGATATGATAGAAGAAGAAGTAAGAATAAAATAGGCAGGCTTACATTTAGAATGTCATTCTAACAGGTGCGACAACCTGCATTATAGAAGAAGATAAGATACTTATTTACTTGATAATTATACAAAAGGTCAAATACGCCGGATGAGCATGAAGCTTAGAATACCTTAAATACACTCAAATAAGAAGGCAGGCCACGAACTTAGAAAATCCCATATGGATCATAAGTCGGTGTATTTGGGAGATAGAATCCACTGCAAAACAAAATCCAAAAACAATAGACACTAATTAAAGACAGCCTAGAAACGAAAAAGAAGAAGAACAAAAAGCTATAGTCAGTAACACTAAGACATAAGACTTCTGGCTCAAAGCTTTTGAGGCTATGGTTTCATTCGATTCAAATCTCAAATTCTATGGCGTATAAAATCCATGAAAGTGAAATATCCTTGTATATAATAACACCAGAAGTTAGGAGAAGATATAGGTATCTATCCCATATTTCTTTCAATCCACTTCTCAAAAGCAAATAAAATGCATTGGAGATTTGAAATCGAGAATCACAGTCAGATCCGAGAAGAAGGATTTCTAACAATACCTCGATTTGGAAAGACGAAGAATCCCTCGACTTTGGTATGAAAGCGTGAATCAGGGAGACCTCCGATAGAAGCCCATTGTTAAGAGTGGTGGGTCTGATAATCGCAGGCTACGATCCCATTTATAAACACGTAAATGCAAAGATTAATGTATCTGAAAGAGGATAGTCAGTAAGTCAAGCCATTATACAGACGAAGGTAGGAGAAGTGAGATCTGAAGAGTCAAGCCGATTATACTCTGCATGTCAACCGGGAAAACAAACCAAACCCTAATAAAATATGGGCCTCTTTTCTAAAGCTTTAATAGCCCATTCCATTAATCAGATTAAAGTTAGCTCAAGTTACAAATCTCCAGCGACAAATATTTCAAAATAGTTAAAAGAAGAGGCCACATGTCAGTAATTGCTTCATGCTCTATGCTGAGGTGGAGGAAGGAGGATATGTTTTTACTTTTTAGATGTAAACATAGTTAAAGTTTCAAGAAATTTTCTTTAATTTTGTTTATTTTTATTAAAATTCAAATATTCCGTATTTTAATATTTTAATATTTTATTATTTTTATATGTATATTTTTGTATTTTTTTTACAACATCTGATTTTACTTTTAAAATATTCATTTGAAGAACATGCAACCTTCATCTCATACCAATATATATATATATATATATAAATTCATAAATGTGTAATCATTTTGAATATTTAAATGGGATAATTTGTAAATTATTCCATTACCAGTTTAAAATTTGAAAACTACACTTTTTATTTTATTTTTTGAAAACTGCTCTTTATTAAATATAAATTGACATTCTTACTCAAATTATATATTTTAATAATTGAGATATAAACTTGAAAGTTAATAAAATAATATTATTATAATTATTTAAGGTTAAGATAAATATGTGTGTTGAAATTAAATATTTTATTTTATCATTTATACTTTACTAAAATAAAAAAATGATTTGTTTTGACTTTATCATGAACTATTGTCAGAATAAAATAGAAAAAAACATTAGACACTGAAATCTGATTCATGAATCAACAAGTCTCTTAATGAGATGAAAGGAATAATTTGTGAAACTAGAGAAAAGAAAAAAAAATAGAAATTGAGGATACAGAGAAGGAGATGTAATCTTGTGATTATTTTTTATTTTTTCCAAATAATAAAAGTTTATGATATATTAAAAATATATTGTGTAGATACTATAAAGATTTTGTTTTTAAAAATAATCATTTTTCTAAAACTGTTACTTTAATATAAAATAAATTAGGATTTGAGAAATATTAAGATTGGACAATTCAGTAAATTTATATATACATAAGTGTATTTTTCCAAAAACTTAAACAATAGTGTAGTTTTCAAATTATAATCTTATTTGAGTGTATTTCTCCAAACTTTCTCTATTTAAATCTGTAAAATTTAATGACTATTAAAAAGACCCGATAAATTTTAAATCTTGAAGCTACAATTTATTTTCTATATTTAAATATGTTAGTTATTTACTATTTTGTAAATATGCTTCTATATTATTAAAACTGAGATACTTTTTAGTACTGTTTGTGAACATGGATAACAGTTTAAATGAAAATTGTTTGGAAACATGGATAACAGTATTTTAATATATTTTTTATTTATACATTTAGTCATTGTATTTACAATAAATTAAGTACTTCATTTTGTATTTCTTTTTGTTTACAGATTCTGCCACCGCATTTAAAATCAATCTTCATTAATTAATTACAATTTCAAAGCTTATCTAACCAAATCAAAATTCATATATTGACAATTATTAATATTGTACGGATATTAACTAAATTGTGTGTTAAAGGGATATAACCTTTTCATGAGATTAACTAAATCCACAAATTATAAAACATAAAAATTATACATAGATTTTTTTTATAAAACCAGCGATTTATGAGTTTACGTTGAACACGTGTTAAATCAAACATTTGCGCGGAGGCGCGGATCAATTTCTGTTATCTATTATAAATACTGTTGATTTTTCACTTTCAATTCATTATGTGAATCACAAATACTAAATATATTAGTGATTGTTATTGTGTAGAAAATCATATGATGTCATTATCGTTTGTACGTTTGAGTAGAAACATACTTCTGTGACTCCGTTAGTGTTTACTTGTTTTAGACTTAATTTAGTTATTAAACAATTTAGGATGGAGCCCCTAAATCAAGCAAATTGGAAATGTTCTAGAATTTGTTAGACCTTCTCAAAATTCATCATTGGGATCTTGAAATTTAAAGTTGATTATAGTTGATATTGATGGAAAAAGAATCTAATGGTAGACTAATGATGTTGTCAATTCAACATATGGCCCACAGGTCTGGCTTTTATATAGACCTATCACGGAGTGGGTCTAGAGAAGCAATTTGTTGTCCAGAGAATCATGGGTCTCGTGAGTATAACCCAAGCGGTTTGTGAATGGTTGGGTTGTAACATGTCACTGGTTAGCGGGTTAACAACAAATAAATCTATCGATTTTTCGTCTTCTTTAACTTGGTCATTGATGTTTGCGCAAAAAAAAAAAATAACTTGGTCATTGATTCAAATTTATGAATGCATTTCGCTTTAACTCTTGTAAGATTGCTAGTTCTTGTAAATTATAAGTGATATTTCTTCATCTTCGCCTTCTTGAATCAAACCCATTCAAATTTGTAACTGATTTCCAATTTGAGCTCATGCATGTACTAAAGAGAGAGAGATGATGATGAAGAAAGTGGGAGTGAGGATGATTCTGATTCAGAGGAGTTTCATGAGCAGTCATAGGACACAAACAGGCTTCTTGCAGCTGCTTGTGATGATGGCTGCATCAGATTGTACCGTATATCTGACTTAAACAAGTTAACATACTTTAGATCATTGCCTCAGTGTCAGTGGTGAGACTCTTTGTTTAGACTCTTTGTTTAAACTTACATCTTGCTTAGTTCTTAGACGATTAAATGGCTTCCGTAGACTAGTTAGAATTAGTATGTCTTCGTGCTTAGTTAGTAGTTACAATTTCTGCATTTACTATCAAATTCAAGACTTTCTAGTCTTGAAACCTTTTGTGTAAACTAGTCATTGACTTATTACTATTATTTACTATAAAAGAGAAAAAGACAAAAATAGCACTAAATCAAGTTTTTGTTTCCAAACTAGCACTCAAGGTCAAAAGTCACAAAAATAGCACTTAATGTTTTATCAAAAGTCACAAACTTAGGGGTTAGAGTTAAATGGTGGGGTTTAGGATTTAGGGTTTAGAGTTTAGAGTTTAGGGTTTAGGGTTTAGAGTTTAGGGTTTAGAGTTTAGGGTTTAGGGTTTAGAGTTTAGGGTTTAGAGTTTAGGGTTTAGGGTTTAGAGTTTAGGGTTTAGAGTTTAGGGTTTAGGGTTTAGAGTTTAGGGTTTAGAGTTTAGGGTTTAGGGTTTAGAGTTTAGGGTTTAGAGTTTAGGGTTTAGGGTTTAGAGTTTAGGGTTTAGAGTTTAGGGTTTAGAAATGAGGTTTTGGGGATAAGATTTCAAATTTTGAAAAATAAAAAAATTAAAATTTTCAAAAGGTAAACTTAGAAAG
This genomic interval from Brassica oleracea var. oleracea cultivar TO1000 chromosome C2, BOL, whole genome shotgun sequence contains the following:
- the LOC106322845 gene encoding pentatricopeptide repeat-containing protein At1g66345, mitochondrial, which encodes MRHLGEQQWRFFTLIPKRSPIRILGYFSSHSKPDPVSKEQQQLLVDAISESLQNRDNWDTLSTKFSSANLSDSLVDQILLRFKQPETAKRALTFFHWSSHARNLRHGVSSYAVAIHILVKARLLIDARALIESSLLNSSPDSDLLDSLLDTYEVSCSTPLAFDLLVQGYAKLRLLESGFDVFKNLTDRGFSLSVITLNTLIHVAAKSNRSDLVWRIYEVAIDKRLYPNETTVQIMISALCKEGKLKEIVGLLDKIHGKRCSPPVIVNTSLALKVLEENRIHEGMSLLKRLLQKNMVLDTIGYSLAVYARTKQGDLVSARQVFDEMLQRGFDSNAFVYTAFVKVYSEMGDIDEAEKLIAEMESSGIDPYEETFNSLIVGCAKFGREGESLKYCEMMVARGLLPSCWAFNEMVERLSKIESVKLANEILTKSIEKGFVPDEHTYSHLIQGFVKGNDIEQALKMFYEMEYRNISPGFEVFRSLIVGLCSCGKVEGGEKYFRIMKRRLIQPDAEIYEALIKAFQKTDNKTNADRVYDEMISIR